The window CTCAGCCGAGATTTTTTCCGGAGAAAGAACGGGTAAATTGGTTTTATCCAGACCCTCCATCCCATCGGCGTCATCTCCCCCGGCAAGGCAGGCCGCGTTTGAAAACGCGATTTCCAGCGCAGCGCCGGAACGACCGTCGCTCAGCTTCTGCGGAACGGAAAAAAGCCCCTGCGGATTTTTGGGGTTTGCAGAATACAGAAGCCGAAAACTTCTGTAGACGGAGATGTTGAGGTAGGAAGATACTTCGGCGGTCAGTGACTTGTTGCCGCATTTCTGCAGCGTGCTGAAAATAATGTTCATTGAGTTTGCAAGGAGTTTTTTGTTTAGAACCGGCAAAAGGCTGCCTTTTAGAATGTTTTCCTTGCCGATGGCATCAGGTTCCGGAATATCGTCCACCGTAATGGTTGCCCCGCTGCGGTGCGGGGTTCTTCCCAAAAGATAATCACAGGAAACATCATAAAACGAAGCGGCCTTCACGACAAAGTCCAGCCCGCATTCACGGATTCCCTTTTCATAATGAGAAAGCAGAGCCTGAGAAACATCAAGTTCCTCGGCCGCCTTTTTTTGACTTAATCCACGTTCTTTACGCAGCAAAGTAATAATTCTCGGGAAACTATTATTCAGTGAACTATCCCCTGTCGAATAATGGAAAAATTAACACCTTGTAAAGTATATAACAAATATAACGCTTTGTAAAGCCGCTACATATCGTGTCATTTCTATGAATGCCTACATGTATCTATGAATTTCGCACTTGTCAAGACCTGCGGCAGAGAAATTTAGAAGGAGCAGTAATATGAAATCTTATACCATCCATTTGATCCGTCACGGAATTACACAGGGAAATCTTCTCGGTCAATACGTAGGACGTACGGATTTGCCGCTTGCCAAAGAGGGAATCGCACAGCTGGAAGAATTGAAACAGCGCAGTTCCTACCAGGCGGCGCAGGTTTTTTATTGCAGCCCGCTGAAGCGCTGTATACAAACTCTGCGTATTCTGTATCCTGAAGCGCAGCCAATTGTGGTAAATGACCTGCGTGAATGTGATTTTGGCGACTGGGAAGGGAAAACGGCGGAAGAAATAGCTGCTACGGATGAGAACTTCACCCATTGGGTGGGGAGCGATGAAATTGTAACTCCGCCGAACGGAGAATCCGGCGGTGAATTTATGCAGCGTGTCTGCGCCGCGTTTGAAAAGATTGTGGAGGGAATGATGCGTTCCGGGACAACCAGCGCTGTTGTGGTTGCCCACGGAGGAACCATTATGTCCATTCTTTCGGCATATGGGCTTCCGCGCGCGAATTTTTACGATTGGATGACAAATAACGGCTGCGGCTATTCCCTGCGCATTACGCCGGGCCTGTGGATGCGCTCCATGGTAGCCGAGGTGTACGAAACGATTCCTGCACGGGAAAAGAACATGCAGAGCAGCGAAAAGCTTGTTATAGACCTTGCACGCGAAGCTGCCGACAGAGCCTTCGGGAAAAAAGAGCAGGAATAAAATATAATCCTTGACAACGGTGCGCGCATAAAATATAATAATAAATAATTTAACAAATACGATAAAGGCAATGAAGGGAAAAAGACATTGGTTAAAACATTGCAGAGAACCGGCGGTTTGGTGCGAGCCGGTGTTGCAACCTTTGTGTATAGCTCATCCCGGAGCCGCCGTCTTCGATGTGAAAGCGTAGAAGCGGACGCAGTGGCAGCGTTATAGGCTAGAGTCTTGATTGAGGCTTGTTAAGGGCTTCCGTTCAGCGGAGCCGAATTTGGGTGGTACCGCGGATATGTTTATTCGCCCCGAACACAGTAATCTGTGTTCGGGGCTTTTTTATTTCCGCAGATAATCATATATAACAAACAAAGGAGTGTTGGATGATGTACGAAGGCTGCAAAAAGTATATTCCGTTTCAGCCGATCAGCCTGCCGGACCGCCAATGGCCCGACAAAGTAATTGCAGAGGCACCGATTTGGTGCAGCGTGGATATGCGTGACGGCAACCAGGCGCTGATTGACCCAATGAATCTTGAGGAAAAGCTGCTGTATTTTCAGACCCTCGTGGATATTGGTTTTAAAGAGATTGAAATTGGTTTCCCCGCCGCCTCAGAGACGGAATATGAGATTCTGCGCACATTAATCGAGCGGAATTTGATTCCAGACGACGTTACCATTCAAGTGCTTGTTCAGGCCAGAGCGCATTTGATTACAAAGACCTTTGAAGCGATCAAGGGCGCAAAAAATGTCATCGTTCATTTTTATAATTCCACATCCACTCTTCAGCGCAAAGTGGTTTTCCGCACCGATATGCAGGGTGTGATTGACATCGCCGTCGAGGGTGCGAAGCTTATTAAAGAACTTACCGACGCGGAAATCAGAGAAAGCGGCGCAAATATCCGCTATGAGTATTCCCCGGAAAGTTTTTCCGGGACTGAAATCGACAATTCCATTCTGATTTGCGAAAAAGTGATGGAGGTTCTTGCCTCCACGCCAGAAAATAAACTGATACTGAATCTTCCCAATACCGTAGAGGGCAGCACGCCCAACTGCTATGCGGATCAAATCGAATATTTTTGCCGCCATATGAAAAACCGTGAAAGCGCAATCATCAGCCTGCACCCCCACAACGACCGCGGCACCGCCACGGCTGCTACCGAGCTGGGACTAATGGCGGGGGCCGACAGAGTGGAGGGGACACTGTTCGGCAATGGGGAGCGCACCGGAAACGCCGACGTAATGGTGGTTGCCATGAATCTGTATTCCCAGGGCGTCAACCCGAAGCTTGATTTTTCAAACATGCATGAGATCCGCGATGTATTTGAAAAATGCACAAAGATGAAAGTGCATGAACGCCATCCCTATGCGGGGGATCTGGTGTTTACGGCGTTTTCCGGTTCCCATCAGGACGCCATTAAAAAAGGCGTGGAATACATGGCGCACAGCGAAGGAGGATATTGGGAGGTGCCCTATCTGCCGATTGACCCTGCCGACGTGGGCCGTGAGTATGAACCGATTATTCGAATCAACAGTCAGTCCGGCAAAGGCGGCGCAGCCTTTATTATGCAGCAGAATTTCGGTTACGAGCTGCCGAAAGCAATGCACCCTGAATTCGGCGTGATGGTGAAGGCCGCCTGCGACGAAGCGGGCCGTGAACTTCAGCCAAATGAGATATTCAGTATCTTCCGCAGGGAGTTCCTTGAAATCAATGCTCCGTATAATCTGAAACAATATAAGCTCTATGAAGAGAATGATATCAGCGGAGATACACTGGTGCATTTTGACGGAATTATCCGTTTCAAACATGAAGATCACCCGGTCAGCGCAAGTGGGAACGGGCCGGTCAGTGCGTTTTTCCATGCGCTTAAATCCGTGGGAATCACCGACTATGAATTCGTTTCCTACCGCGAGCATGCCATTTCCAGCGGAGCGGATTCCAAAGCGGTTTCCTACATTCAGCTGACCGCACCGGACGGCAGCCCTGTGTTTGGGGTGGGAATCGACAACAACATCAGCCTTGCTTCCATTAAGGGAATTATCTGTGCGATTAACCGCGGGCAAAGTTCCGCCGGGAAAAATTCTTAAACAGGGGGAATCATAATGAAGAACTATAAAATCGTTTTGCTGAAGGGTGACGGAATCGGACCGGAAATCGTAACACAGGCGGTAAAGGTTTTGAGTCGCACAGCGGAAAAATTCGGCTTCGGGGTCTCTTATGATGAGGCTCTTTTGGGCGGCTGTGCGATTGACGCGACCGGGGTGCCGCTTCCGCAGGAGACCATAGAGAAATGCAAAGCTGCCGATTCCACGCTGCTTGGCGCGGTCGGCGGACCAAAATGGGACGGCATGCCCGGAAATCTGAGGCCGGAAGCGGGACTTTTGGGGATTCGCGGCGCGCTCGGACTTTTTGCCAATTTGCGTCCGGCGGTGATTTTTGAGCAGCTGCGCGACGCGTCTCCGCTGAAAGCTGAAATTATCGGTGAAGATCTTGACATCATGGTGGTGCGGGAACTGACCGGCGGCATCTATTTCGGTGAGCGTGGCCGGAAGACCGTCAACGGCTTTGAAGCAGCCTATGACACCGAGATGTACTCTGTACCCGAAATTGAGCGTATCGCGCGCGTAGGCTTCGATATGGCTTCTAAACGCGGCGGCAGGCTGTGCAGCGTGGACAAAG of the uncultured Caproiciproducens sp. genome contains:
- the leuB gene encoding 3-isopropylmalate dehydrogenase, which produces MKNYKIVLLKGDGIGPEIVTQAVKVLSRTAEKFGFGVSYDEALLGGCAIDATGVPLPQETIEKCKAADSTLLGAVGGPKWDGMPGNLRPEAGLLGIRGALGLFANLRPAVIFEQLRDASPLKAEIIGEDLDIMVVRELTGGIYFGERGRKTVNGFEAAYDTEMYSVPEIERIARVGFDMASKRGGRLCSVDKANVLESSRLWRATVARIGKEEYPNIELTNLYVDNCAMQLVRNPKQFDVIVTSNIFGDILSDEASMISGSIGMLASASLSEGKSGLYEPIHGSAPDIAGTGSANPLATILSAAMMLRYSLDEPQAAKAIEDAVANVLKTARTPDIYTEGMRKVTCEEMGDLVCELL
- a CDS encoding histidine phosphatase family protein, with protein sequence MKSYTIHLIRHGITQGNLLGQYVGRTDLPLAKEGIAQLEELKQRSSYQAAQVFYCSPLKRCIQTLRILYPEAQPIVVNDLRECDFGDWEGKTAEEIAATDENFTHWVGSDEIVTPPNGESGGEFMQRVCAAFEKIVEGMMRSGTTSAVVVAHGGTIMSILSAYGLPRANFYDWMTNNGCGYSLRITPGLWMRSMVAEVYETIPAREKNMQSSEKLVIDLAREAADRAFGKKEQE
- a CDS encoding helix-turn-helix transcriptional regulator produces the protein MLRKERGLSQKKAAEELDVSQALLSHYEKGIRECGLDFVVKAASFYDVSCDYLLGRTPHRSGATITVDDIPEPDAIGKENILKGSLLPVLNKKLLANSMNIIFSTLQKCGNKSLTAEVSSYLNISVYRSFRLLYSANPKNPQGLFSVPQKLSDGRSGAALEIAFSNAACLAGGDDADGMEGLDKTNLPVLSPEKISAEYPLFSSSLFNLIQNAEVLMGAKKAAK
- the leuA gene encoding 2-isopropylmalate synthase; protein product: MMYEGCKKYIPFQPISLPDRQWPDKVIAEAPIWCSVDMRDGNQALIDPMNLEEKLLYFQTLVDIGFKEIEIGFPAASETEYEILRTLIERNLIPDDVTIQVLVQARAHLITKTFEAIKGAKNVIVHFYNSTSTLQRKVVFRTDMQGVIDIAVEGAKLIKELTDAEIRESGANIRYEYSPESFSGTEIDNSILICEKVMEVLASTPENKLILNLPNTVEGSTPNCYADQIEYFCRHMKNRESAIISLHPHNDRGTATAATELGLMAGADRVEGTLFGNGERTGNADVMVVAMNLYSQGVNPKLDFSNMHEIRDVFEKCTKMKVHERHPYAGDLVFTAFSGSHQDAIKKGVEYMAHSEGGYWEVPYLPIDPADVGREYEPIIRINSQSGKGGAAFIMQQNFGYELPKAMHPEFGVMVKAACDEAGRELQPNEIFSIFRREFLEINAPYNLKQYKLYEENDISGDTLVHFDGIIRFKHEDHPVSASGNGPVSAFFHALKSVGITDYEFVSYREHAISSGADSKAVSYIQLTAPDGSPVFGVGIDNNISLASIKGIICAINRGQSSAGKNS